The Erythrobacter sp. Alg231-14 genome has a segment encoding these proteins:
- a CDS encoding [protein-PII] uridylyltransferase, producing the protein MTDWSQPSRRVPRQRAIFNRRAVMGVIGELVDAQESATGDDVRPRILKTLQEAVDQGRAELEQRLKDKPSAGHEITLGYAFLTDQLIRVIHDHVTTNVFPAGNRTTAERLAVLAVGGYGRAEMAPHSDVDIAFITPMKRSPWCEQVIEAMLYLIWDLGLKVGHSSRTIADTMRMAKEDLTIRTALLEGRIVWGDHDVYDELRQKFWAEVVRGNERKFLTEKLEERNQRHTRMGNSRYVVEPNVKEGKGGLRDLQTLYWIGKFMHRADTAAQLVEMGLFTPAEYRSFRRAEGFLLAVRSHMHVITNRAEDRLTFDLQRQVAERMNFADRPGKSAVERFMQYYFMQAKRVGSLTGVFLSHLDDEFAKKRARSGFFAGWSAKPRTLKGYVVTGGRIKAPRDRWFADDPVRLIELFQLAEAEGLEIHPETMRQAGRDTKLIDKSIRHDPRANALFLDLLGGRNDPETALRWMNEAGVFGRFVPDFGRVNAQMQFDMYHHYTVDEHTIRAIGLLSQIERGLLEDDHPRGTKQVHRIASRRALYVAVLLHDIAKGRGGDHSVLGADVAKRLCPRFGLNEKETALVQWLVLQHLLMSSTAQKRDLTDPKTIEDFVAEVKTVDRLRNLAILTAVDIRAVGPGTWNSWKGQLLGELYDAAQERLRLGHKRKGRSAQVNAKKSVVSETLAENGALVDDIGGLLGDAYWIAEPVDIIAKNLIQYQEARRIEEDLSIHCEVDEERGATLVSVIAADHPGLFYRIAGGIHLAGANIIDARIHTAMNGYAIDNFLVQDLHDQPLREESQIVRLKQGIKDALLANVELVPKLAARPLSHSRAKAFEVAPSVNFDNSASNHFTVIEVTARDRPALLNRLAHALYKANLIVQSAHITAYGETAGDTFYVTDLMGSKVTTPTRLAEIEADLLAAASDKRQREHEEA; encoded by the coding sequence ATGACTGACTGGAGCCAGCCCAGTCGGCGCGTCCCTCGTCAACGTGCGATATTCAACCGTCGCGCTGTGATGGGCGTGATCGGCGAATTGGTCGACGCGCAAGAAAGCGCAACCGGCGACGATGTCCGGCCGCGCATACTAAAAACGCTCCAAGAGGCTGTCGATCAAGGCCGCGCTGAACTGGAACAGCGGCTTAAAGACAAGCCATCGGCCGGCCACGAAATCACGCTGGGCTATGCATTCCTAACCGACCAATTGATCCGCGTGATCCACGATCACGTCACCACCAATGTCTTTCCCGCGGGCAATCGCACCACCGCAGAGCGACTCGCCGTGTTGGCCGTTGGCGGGTATGGGCGGGCCGAGATGGCCCCGCATTCCGATGTGGACATCGCCTTTATCACGCCGATGAAACGATCGCCGTGGTGCGAACAAGTGATCGAGGCGATGCTCTATCTCATTTGGGATCTGGGCCTGAAAGTCGGTCATTCCAGCCGCACAATCGCCGATACAATGCGGATGGCGAAAGAAGATCTCACCATCAGAACTGCCCTGTTGGAAGGGCGGATCGTTTGGGGCGATCACGATGTCTATGATGAATTGCGTCAGAAATTCTGGGCCGAAGTTGTGCGCGGGAACGAACGCAAATTCCTCACCGAAAAATTGGAAGAGCGCAATCAACGGCACACGCGGATGGGCAACAGCCGCTATGTCGTCGAACCGAACGTGAAAGAGGGCAAAGGCGGTTTGCGCGATCTGCAAACGCTCTATTGGATCGGCAAATTCATGCATCGCGCCGACACCGCCGCCCAGTTGGTGGAAATGGGCCTATTCACACCGGCTGAATACCGCAGTTTCCGCCGTGCAGAAGGGTTCTTATTGGCGGTACGGTCGCACATGCACGTGATCACCAACCGCGCCGAAGACCGCCTCACATTCGATCTGCAGCGCCAAGTGGCAGAACGTATGAATTTCGCCGACCGACCCGGTAAAAGCGCGGTTGAACGGTTCATGCAATACTATTTTATGCAGGCGAAACGCGTTGGCAGCCTGACCGGTGTGTTTCTGTCGCATCTGGACGATGAGTTTGCGAAGAAACGCGCACGCAGTGGCTTTTTCGCCGGCTGGTCTGCCAAACCGCGCACGCTAAAAGGCTATGTCGTAACGGGCGGCCGTATCAAGGCGCCCCGCGACCGATGGTTTGCCGATGATCCGGTCCGGTTGATTGAACTGTTCCAATTGGCCGAAGCCGAAGGGCTTGAAATTCACCCGGAAACCATGCGTCAGGCCGGTCGTGATACCAAATTGATCGACAAATCAATCCGCCATGACCCGCGCGCCAACGCCTTGTTTTTGGATCTTTTGGGCGGTCGCAACGACCCCGAAACCGCGTTGAGATGGATGAACGAAGCCGGCGTTTTTGGCCGCTTTGTTCCCGATTTTGGGCGGGTGAACGCGCAAATGCAGTTCGACATGTATCATCACTACACCGTTGATGAACACACGATCCGGGCGATCGGACTGCTCAGCCAGATTGAGCGCGGCCTATTGGAAGATGACCATCCGCGCGGCACCAAACAGGTCCACCGCATCGCGTCACGTCGCGCCTTGTATGTCGCGGTCTTGCTGCACGACATTGCCAAAGGGCGCGGTGGCGATCATTCGGTCTTGGGCGCCGATGTCGCAAAACGTTTGTGTCCCCGTTTTGGTTTGAACGAAAAAGAGACGGCTCTGGTCCAATGGTTGGTGTTGCAGCATCTCTTGATGAGCTCGACCGCGCAAAAACGCGACCTGACCGATCCCAAGACGATTGAGGACTTTGTTGCCGAGGTGAAGACCGTTGATCGGCTGCGCAATCTGGCGATCTTAACCGCGGTTGATATTCGCGCGGTAGGCCCGGGGACGTGGAACAGTTGGAAAGGCCAATTGCTCGGCGAACTCTATGACGCGGCGCAGGAACGCTTACGGCTGGGCCACAAACGCAAAGGTCGCAGCGCACAGGTCAACGCGAAAAAGAGCGTGGTGTCCGAAACGTTGGCGGAAAATGGTGCGTTGGTCGACGATATCGGCGGATTGTTGGGCGATGCGTATTGGATTGCGGAACCGGTCGACATCATCGCCAAGAACCTCATACAATACCAAGAAGCCCGGCGGATTGAAGAAGACCTTTCGATCCATTGCGAAGTGGACGAAGAACGCGGCGCAACCCTTGTCAGCGTCATCGCTGCCGATCACCCCGGACTGTTTTACAGGATTGCGGGCGGAATCCATCTTGCTGGGGCCAACATCATTGATGCCCGCATTCACACGGCAATGAATGGTTATGCGATTGACAATTTCCTGGTTCAGGATCTGCACGATCAACCCTTGCGCGAAGAGAGCCAGATCGTTCGCCTGAAACAGGGTATTAAGGACGCGCTCCTCGCCAATGTTGAATTGGTGCCGAAATTGGCCGCCCGACCGTTGTCCCATTCGCGCGCGAAAGCGTTCGAAGTCGCGCCCAGTGTCAATTTCGACAATTCCGCGTCGAACCATTTCACCGTCATCGAAGTCACCGCGCGCGATCGGCCTGCACTCTTGAACCGGTTGGCGCACGCTTTGTACAAAGCAAACCTGATCGTTCAATCCGCGCATATCACCGCCTATGGCGAAACGGCGGGCGACACTTTCTATGTCACCGACCTGATGGGGAGCAAGGTAACGACGCCAACGCGCTTGGCCGAGATTGAGGCGGATCTCCTTGCCGCAGCCAGCGACAAGCGCCAGCGCGAACACGAGGAAGCCTAA